The Syngnathus scovelli strain Florida chromosome 13, RoL_Ssco_1.2, whole genome shotgun sequence genome has a window encoding:
- the lhx3 gene encoding LIM/homeobox protein Lhx3, which produces MLLEHPGSSCQNNANFSRYSAGQDIPVCAGCNQHIVDRFILKVLERHWHSKCLKCADCHTPLADKCFSRGDSVYCKDDFFKRFGTKCAACQQGIPPTQVVRRAQDFVYHLHCFACIVCKRQLATGDEYYLMEDSRLVCKADYETAKQREADSTAKRPRTTITAKQLETLKNAYNNSPKPARHVREQLSSETGLDMRVVQVWFQNRRAKEKRLKKDAGRQRWGQYFRNMKRSRGSSKSDKDSIQEEGMDSDAEVSFTDEPPMSELGHSNGIYSSNSPAMGARQGGSNHASFPLEHAALPSQEQFHDMRSNSPYGLAQSPGSHPTLPRHQPLITGLVYPESGLSIMTQGGGMNPAVRVSISAANGPSSDLSTGSSGGYPDFPASPASWLDEVDHGQF; this is translated from the exons ATGTTGCTCGAACACCCGGGCTCAAGTTGTCAGAATAATGCCAATTTCTCCCGCTACAGCGCAGGCCAAG ACATCCCAGTGTGTGCAGGCTGCAACCAACACATCGTGGACCGCTTCATCCTTAAAGTGTTGGAGCGCCACTGGCACAGCAAGTGTCTCAAATGCGCCGACTGCCACACTCCCCTGGCTGACAAGTGTTTCAGCCGGGGGGACAGTGTCTACTGCAAGGATGACTTCTTCAA GAGATTTGGCACCAAATGCGCGGCGTGTCAGCAGGGCATCCCGCCTACGCAGGTGGTGAGGCGGGCCCAAGACTTTGTGTACCACCTGCATTGCTTCGCCTGCATCGTGTGTAAGCGGCAGCTGGCCACGGGCGACGAGTACTACCTGATGGAGGACAGTCGGTTGGTGTGCAAGGCCGACTATGAGACCGCCAAAcagagag AAGCTGACTCGACCGCAAAAAGGCCCCGAACGACCATCACGGCCAAACAACTGGAGACCCTGAAGAACGCCTACAATAATTCTCCAAAGCCGGCCCGCCACGTCCGCGAGCAGCTCTCCTCTGAGACAGGCCTGGACATGCGGGTCGTGCAG GTTTGGTTTCAAAACCGGCGAGCCAAGGAAAAGAGGCTAAAAAAGGATGCTGGGCGCCAGAGGTGGGGTCAGTACTTCCGTAACATGAAGAGGTCACGTGGAAGCTCCAAGTCAGACAAAGACAGCATCCAGGAGGAGGGCATGGACAGCGATGCCGAGGTGTCCTTTACAG ATGAACCCCCCATGTCTGAGCTGGGCCACAGCAACGGCATCTACAGCAGCAACTCCCCAGCCATGGGGGCCCGCCAAGGGGGCAGCAACCACGCCTCTTTCCCTTTGGAGCATGCCGCCTTGCCTTCGCAAGAGCAATTCCACGATATGCGCTCCAACAGCCCCTACGGCCTAGCCCAATCGCCGGGCTCTCACCCGACGCTACCTCGGCATCAGCCACTCATCACCGGGCTGGTCTACCCCGAGTCGGGCCTTTCTATCATGACCCAAGGTGGGGGGATGAACCCCGCTGTGAGGGTCTCCATCAGCGCCGCCAATGGCCCGAGCTCGGACCTCTCCACCGGAAGCAGCGGCGGATACCCGGACTTCCCGGCGAGTCCCGCCTCCTGGTTGGACGAAGTGGACCACGGACAGTTCTGA